Proteins from a single region of Symphalangus syndactylus isolate Jambi chromosome 12, NHGRI_mSymSyn1-v2.1_pri, whole genome shotgun sequence:
- the ZMYM1 gene encoding zinc finger MYM-type protein 1 isoform X6 yields the protein MCQKTAIIQYEVKYQNVKHNLCSNACLSKFHSANNFIMNCCENCGTYCYTSSSLSHILQMEGQSHYFNSSKSITAYKQKPTKPLISVPCKPLKPSDEMIETTSDLGKTELFCSINCFSAYSKAKMESSSVNVVSVVHDTSTELSPKKDTTPVISNIVSLADTDVALPIMNTDVLQDTVSSVTATADVIMDLSKSSPSEPSSAVASSSMEQPSVSPSSSVFSQHAIGSSIEVQKDNMKSMKISDELCHPKCTSKVQKVKGKSRSIKKSCCADFECLENSKKDVAFCYSCQLFCQKYFSCGRESFATHGTSNWKKTLEKFRKHEKSEMHLKSLEFWREYQFCDGAVSDDLSIHSKQIEGNKKYLKLIIENILFLGKQCLPLRGNDQSVSSVNKGNFLELLEMRAKDKGEETFRLMNSQVDFYNSTQIQSDIIEIIKTEMLQDIVNEINDSSAFSIICDETTNSAMKEQLSICVRYPQKSSKTILIKERFLGFVDTEEMTGTYLHRTIKTYLQQIGVDMDKIHGQAYDSTTNLRIKFNKIAAEFKKEEPRALYIHCYAHFLDLSIIRFCKEVKELRSALKTLSSLFNTICMSGEMLANFRNICRLSQNKTCKKHISQSCWTVHDRTLLSVIDSLPEIIETLEVIASHSSNTSFADELSHLLTLVSKFEFVFCLKFLYRVLSVTGILSKELQNKTIDIFSLSSKIEAILECLSSERNDIYFKTIWDGTEEICQKITCKGFKVEKPSLQKRRKIQKSVDLGNSDNMFFPTSTEEQYKINIYYQGLDTILQNLKLCFSEFDYCKIKQISELLFKWNEPLNETTAKHVQEFYKLDEDIIPELRFYRHYAKLNFVIDDNCINFVSLGCLFIQHGLHSNIPCLSKLLYIALSWPITSASTENSFSTLPRLKTYLCNTMGQEKLAGPALMAVEQELVNKLMEPERLNEIVEKFISQMKEI from the exons AAACCTACCAAACCACTTATATCTGTTCCTTGCAAACCATTGAAGCCCTCAGATGAAATGATTGAGACTACCAGTGATTTGGGGAAGACAGAGCTTTTCTGCTCTATTAATTGTTTCTCTGCATACAGCAAAGCTAAGATGGAATCTTCTTCAG taaATGTTGTTTCTGTGGTGCATGATACTTCAACAGAGCTTTCTCCAAAGAAAGATACGACTCCAGTTATAAGCAATATAGTGTCATTGGCAGACACCGATGTTGCCTTGCCCATCATGAACACTGATGTCTTACAAG ATACAGTTTCCTCAGTAACAGCAACAGCAGATGTCATTATGgat CTTTCTAAGAGTTCACCTAGTGAACCCAGTAGTGCTGTTGCTAGTAGTAGTATGGAACAGCCAAGCGTTTCACCATCTTCATCAGTATTCAGTCAGCATGCAATTGGTTCCAGTATAGAAGTACAAAAAGACAATATGAAATCTATGAAAATAAGTGATGAACTATGTCACCCAAAATGTACATCCAAAGTACAAAAAGTTAAAGGTAAATCACGAAGTATTAAAAAATCTTGTTGTGCAGATTTTGAGTGTTTGGAAAACAGTAAAAAAGATGTGGCATTCTGTTATTCATGCCAGTTGTTCTGCCAAAAATATTTTAGCTGTGGAAGAGAGTCATTTGCAACCCATGGAACTTCTAATTGGAAAAAAACCCTGGAAAAATTCAGAAAGCATGAAAAAAGTGAAATGCATTTGAAGTCATTGGAATTTTGGAGAGAATACCAATTTTGTGATGGAGCTGTCAGTGACGATTTATCTATTCATTCGAAACAGATTGAGGGAAATAAAAAGTACCTAAAGcttataattgaaaatattttatttcttggaaAGCAGTGTTTACCCTTAAGAGGAAACGACCAGTCGGTTTCATCTGTAAATAAAGGCAATTTTTTAGAATTGTTAGAAATGAGAGCAAAAGATAAAGGAGAAGAAACATTTCGACTTATGAATTCACAAGTTGACTTCTATAATAGTACACAAATTCAAAGTGatattattgaaataataaagaCTGAAATGTTGCAGGATATTGTGAATGAGATCAATGACTCCTCAGCGTTTTCAATCATATGTGATGAGACAACCAATAGTGCCATGAAAGAACAGCTTTCAATTTGTGTAAGATACCCACAAAAATCATCAAAGACTATCTTAATTAAGGAAAGATTCTTGGGTTTTGTTGATACTGAGGAGATGACTGGGACCTACTTACATAGGACTATCAAAACTTATCTGCAGCAAATTGGAGTTGATATGGATAAAATACATGGCCAGGCCTATGATAGCACCACTAATTTGaggataaaatttaataaaatagcaGCAGAATTCAAGAAAGAAGAACCAAGAGCTTTATACATACATTGTTATGCACACTTTTTGGATTTATCAATAATTAGGTTTTGTAAAGAAGTAAAGGAACTCCGAAGTGCTCTAAAAACGCTCAGTTCTTTGTTCAACACTATTTGTATGTCTGGGGAAATGTTGGCAAATTTTCGAAACATTTGTAGGCTAAGTCAAAACAAAACATGCAAGAAACATATATCACAATCATGTTGGACAGTCCATGATCGTACATTACTGTCTGTGATTGACAGTCTTCCAGAGATTATTGAAACATTGGAAGTTATAGCAAGCCATTCTTCAAATACAAGTTTTGCTGATGAATTGAGTCATTTGCTGACATTGGTTTCCAAATTTGAATTTGTCTTTTGTTTGAAATTCCTGTATCGAGTGCTGAGTGTTACAGGAATTCTTTCCAAAGAGCTTCAAAATAAAACCatagacattttttctttgtcttcaaaAATAGAAGCAATTTTGGAATGTTTATCATCTGAAAGAAATGacatatactttaaaacaatCTGGGATGGAACAGAGGaaatatgtcaaaaaataacCTGTAAAGGTTTTAAAGTTGAAAAACCTTCtcttcagaaaagaagaaaaattcagaaatcaGTAGATCTTGGCAATTCAGATAATATGTTTTTTCCTACTTCAACAGAAgaacaatataaaattaatatctaTTACCAAGGATTAGATACTATATTACAAAATTTAAAGTTATGTTTTTCAGAGTTTGATTATtgcaaaataaagcaaatttcaGAACTGTTATTTAAATGGAATGAACCATTAAATGAAACAACAGCAAAACATGTTCAGGAATTTTATAAACTTGATGAGGACATTATCCCAGAACTTAGATTTTATCGACATTATGCAAAGCTTAACTTTGTCATAGATGATAATTGCATAAACTTCGTCAGTCTCGGCTGTTTGTTTATTCAGCATGGTCTTCACAGTAATATTCCTTGTCTCTCAAAGCTATTATATATTGCTTTGTCTTGGCCAATTACTTCAGCAAGTACTGAGAACTCATTTTCTACCCTGCCTCGTCTTAAGACATATTTATGTAATACCATGGGACAAGAGAAGCTTGCTGGCCCAGCCCTAATGGCTGTTGAGCAGGAATTGGTAAATAAACTAATGGAGCCTGAAAGACTCAATGAAATTGTGGAAAAGTTTATCAGTCAGatgaaagaaatataa